A single Gasterosteus aculeatus chromosome 2, fGasAcu3.hap1.1, whole genome shotgun sequence DNA region contains:
- the LOC144388446 gene encoding uncharacterized protein LOC144388446 isoform X4, giving the protein MNNSNMAPSTPLPTNFTSFTKVVTTAAPHSSEAVVAVVVVLILLTVAAFGFLLYRYLCHNKGDYRTTGEPAPGEDPDDEQNNQAANEKKEYFI; this is encoded by the exons ATGAATA ATTCAAATATGGCCCCTTCGACACCACTCCCCACAAATTTCACAAGTTTCACAAAGG TGGTGACGACAGCAGCCCCCCATAGTTCAGAGGCGGTCGTGGCAG TGGTCGTTGTCCTCATCCTGCTGACAGTGGCTGCTTTCGGCTTCCTGCTTTACCGGTATCTCTGCCACAACAAAGGGGACTACAGGACGACGGGGGAGCCGGCTCCGGGGGAGGACCCCGACGACGAGCAGAATAACCAGGCCGCCAACGAGAAGAAGGAATACTTCATATGA
- the LOC144388446 gene encoding small cell adhesion glycoprotein-like isoform X2, which translates to MNNSNMAPSTPLPTNFTSFTKDMKLLTSAPTQADATMIQAAPHSSEAVVAVVVVLILLTVAAFGFLLYRYLCHNKGDYRTTGEPAPGEDPDDEQNNQAANEKKEYFI; encoded by the exons ATGAATA ATTCAAATATGGCCCCTTCGACACCACTCCCCACAAATTTCACAAGTTTCACAAAGG ATATGAAGCTTTTAACGTCAGCGCCCACACAGGCTGACGCGACCATGATTCAGG CAGCCCCCCATAGTTCAGAGGCGGTCGTGGCAG TGGTCGTTGTCCTCATCCTGCTGACAGTGGCTGCTTTCGGCTTCCTGCTTTACCGGTATCTCTGCCACAACAAAGGGGACTACAGGACGACGGGGGAGCCGGCTCCGGGGGAGGACCCCGACGACGAGCAGAATAACCAGGCCGCCAACGAGAAGAAGGAATACTTCATATGA
- the LOC144388446 gene encoding small cell adhesion glycoprotein-like isoform X3 — translation MNNSNMAPSTPLPTNFTSFTKDMKLLTSAPTQADATMIQAPHSSEAVVAVVVVLILLTVAAFGFLLYRYLCHNKGDYRTTGEPAPGEDPDDEQNNQAANEKKEYFI, via the exons ATGAATA ATTCAAATATGGCCCCTTCGACACCACTCCCCACAAATTTCACAAGTTTCACAAAGG ATATGAAGCTTTTAACGTCAGCGCCCACACAGGCTGACGCGACCATGATTCAGG CCCCCCATAGTTCAGAGGCGGTCGTGGCAG TGGTCGTTGTCCTCATCCTGCTGACAGTGGCTGCTTTCGGCTTCCTGCTTTACCGGTATCTCTGCCACAACAAAGGGGACTACAGGACGACGGGGGAGCCGGCTCCGGGGGAGGACCCCGACGACGAGCAGAATAACCAGGCCGCCAACGAGAAGAAGGAATACTTCATATGA
- the LOC144388446 gene encoding uncharacterized protein LOC144388446 isoform X1, producing the protein MNNSNMAPSTPLPTNFTSFTKDMKLLTSAPTQADATMIQVVTTAAPHSSEAVVAVVVVLILLTVAAFGFLLYRYLCHNKGDYRTTGEPAPGEDPDDEQNNQAANEKKEYFI; encoded by the exons ATGAATA ATTCAAATATGGCCCCTTCGACACCACTCCCCACAAATTTCACAAGTTTCACAAAGG ATATGAAGCTTTTAACGTCAGCGCCCACACAGGCTGACGCGACCATGATTCAGG TGGTGACGACAGCAGCCCCCCATAGTTCAGAGGCGGTCGTGGCAG TGGTCGTTGTCCTCATCCTGCTGACAGTGGCTGCTTTCGGCTTCCTGCTTTACCGGTATCTCTGCCACAACAAAGGGGACTACAGGACGACGGGGGAGCCGGCTCCGGGGGAGGACCCCGACGACGAGCAGAATAACCAGGCCGCCAACGAGAAGAAGGAATACTTCATATGA